In the Ranitomeya imitator isolate aRanImi1 chromosome 2, aRanImi1.pri, whole genome shotgun sequence genome, TTGTTGTACTTCTCCATGTCTACAAGAACCGTTGGAGCCCTGTTGGCTGAGAAGAATAAGCCGCTGATCTTGTGGTAAGCGGGGCAGGAAGCCGTGCGAGTTCACATGCCGCAGCTGAAGAGCCCTTGAGGTGGCTGCGCTGTGCCTGGCATGCTGGGCTGAGGCTGCCATTGTTAATGTTTAATGTTCTGTGGCATATTTTACATGAATAAATGAGCGTCAGCAGAACACTGATCCGACCAGCCCGCGTTTGTTTGGAGCGATTATAAAGCTTCTTAGTGCTTCGATTTCACTTCCGTGTAATGAGCTAATTGATAAAGCACGCGGCCGGTTATTTCAATAGAGCAGATGAACTCCTTTCACAAAGCTGGCGTCAGAGGTGACGGTTATTAAAATGTGGATGATATCAGGAGCCGGTGCTCGGGTCTGGATCAGCTCCCGATACTAATGAGATTGCCTCCTGATGTGCACACGTGGAGCACTAGGCCGTACACTAGAGCCAGGAAGGTGTATGGGAAGCAGGGACCACCCATGGGTGACAAGTGACCACCACTGGATTGTACCTGCTCTGGACACACCCTGCTGGCTCTCCTCACATGTTTCAGAAAGTCCTTGTATTGCCTATGAAGAATCTGCTTTGTCCTTGAGTTATTCCTCCTGGTAGTGATCACTCCATTattcaggaggaataacagaggagttTGTTCACCAGTTCTCAGTATTATCAGTATAAGGGTTTtctgctttgattttttttttttttttgtttctatgaCAAATGTTTCCTGCATGTGAAAAGAACAGTCAGATGTACAATATTTGTTCCCCAATCTACTTTCTGCTGCGTCCCCAGTTGTTTGCTGGTGAGACTCCAGCAGTGTCATCAcaagaccgctgcagccaatcgctgggcTCAAGGGTGATGCTGCTGTAGATAGTCTGAGACATGATGACCTCAGCGCAGGCATATTAGTAAAGACCCTTACCTTTGGCAGGGGGCACATACAACTTTTTTATTACTTTCACATGCAGGAAGTttttaaaaataacaataaaaaaaaaattaaaagcagaAAGCCCCCTTAATAAGAGACTTGTCCGAGTTGTTAATGTTTCTCTGGGTTATGTCTTTTTCCTGTAGTGCGGCTGTCATTATTTTTCTCCATCAGGTTTACTGCTCATCTGTTCTCTTCTGTTAGCTGCGTCACTTACCGCTGCTCGGACACTGTGATGTAGCTGCCTGACTAATGACTTGTCATCTGTGGGGCAGTAGATTGCCAGCTCCTTGGTGCTTGTCCTCCTGTGTGATTGATGCCCTAGCTGCTTCTATGTGTTAATGTTAGCCATGTATTGAATAAGGATCCCCTAAAGGCATCTGCTTGCCAAAGTGATGGATCTTGTGTCCCCCCCCTGTCAGTCGCTGGCGCTGTGGAGACCCGTTCATAGAGGACCTGTCGTCTCTCCTGTCATATTAGGAAACAATTGCAGTTAGAACTTTGTGTTTTACCATTCCTCTGTTACTCCTACTGGAAATTTATGGCTATATTACCAGCTGGGCATTACCAGTTTATGTTGTctctttcaggctatgtgcacacgttgcggatttttcactttttttttttccgatGGCTTTCTACTGCAAAACCGCTTAAAAAAaaccgcttacattaagcatcatatcatttttaatgcattccgcagttTTTGTGCACATATTGCGTTTTTTCCGTGATAAAAGCGCATTGCGGGAATAAAACAcagaatgttcattaattttgcagatttttcactgATTTccagctatattattgcattgggaagctccaggaAAAAAACGCGAATAAAGCGCGTGAAAAATACGCGTAGTCTGGATTTGCTCAGGAGAATTCTGCATactttcctgaacgtgggcacatatacACAGTCAGTGTCCAGCCGCTTATCATAGTTTTGTACTATATTTGTACAGCTCTTAACAAGTGAAAGTTGTCCACCAATGAGCTCCTAGAagatgtctaaggctatgtgcacacgttgcggattctgcctctcctggcagaaaacgcacctgcggatttgtcgcgttttttgtgcgtttttgctgtggttttcttgcggatttgctgcggtttttacccctgcgatttTCTATAATTGAATGGgtataaaaacgctgcagattcacaaaaaagaagtgacatgctacttcttttaaaccgcagcagattttccgcaaagtgtgcacagcatttttttttccttattgatttacattgtactgtaaatcaattgcggatctgcagcttttctgcactacaaaaaacgctgtggatcggcagagaatcagcaacgtgtgcacataccctaactcctgTTCCTGTAGAGCTTCCTACCCTTGATTTTGCACTTATGTTTTCGCCTATTctttctcctcttttttttttttttttctttccatcaaTTCACTTGTATGAAGACTCCTTTTTGTTAGATAGGTTGTAGTTTTGATTACCACTATTTATTTTACCtcttactggaaaatgggaaaaccaATCCGAAGTGGGGTAACATGTTGGGGGGGAGAACCcagcaattttatttattttagattCATTCACTCTATTAAAAATTACTTTGCAAATATACTCTTCTAGTCAGAGCAATTTGTGGTGGTACAAAgttttgtcttttttctttatAGTTTAGTGGTTAAAACAATTCCATTTCAAAAATAGGTTTATTTTGCCGTTTTCTGTGATCCTTACCTTTTCTATTTGAGGGAttgtttatcttttttttttttttttccaagctgCCAATTTTTACTAATTTGAGATAAACGACTtctaaaatggctttatattgtctCTTTGAGGGAAGTACAGCAGAGCGAAAATCTGGCTTTTTCTCTTTAAGGCATTAACCATACAAGTTCAATAAGTATAGGCTTTCACAAAAGTGGCAATATCTaatattttgttgttgttttttttttctgaattggAAAAATATAGTGATTAaaatttttgagttttttttcttttcttgtccTGCAGTATATAGTGTCTAATTCATATAAAATCCAGCCTGCGGCTGGGCTTTGGCATCTTGGGAGCACAAAGGCTTTGGTGATGGGGAGCCTTCATTAGGCTCTTTAGGCCCTTGGTTGCAGTGGCAATACATCAGCACCCCATGGTCATGTCACTGGGTTGATGGGGGGAGGGGGGCGATGGTGAGCAGTATGTTCATGTAACAATATTGCTTAAGTGCAGCTGTGTGGTGACAGGTGCTGGCTGTATTACACAGTCGgaccgagaccctgattccagagatgtcttgtgctcagcagcttgctgtagtttcaatacaatcagtgttttattagcaggagattatcattagaggactaggtgGTTGTGTCATGCAATCCAGATAATCTGTGCAGCCCCGCCCTCAACACTGATTGGCCACTTGCTGACAATgtatacaggaagctgccaatcaggggtgtgggcggagttatacacagctcagtattctgagcgctgctgctacatctacagcagagaaaacagggattctatcaaaactgcaccaagcagcgcagcaagtgatacattactggaatTAGGCTCCCTACCCTACATCATGTTGTTCTCAGACTACACAGCAAAAAcatgcagacagattccctttaaaacccaTGATCAGCTACTGAAAGCCGTTATACATCCATATAGAAATGTATTGTGGGCttttagacaatttttttttcttttaatgaagATTAAATTAACTATAATTCCAGCTTTTGCTGCTCCCCAGCCCTTGTAGTCAGTGTTATCTCCCATCCCAGAAGTCCCACGCGGAGGACGCCACATCATGCACAACAGATAGCgcctttctttttttatttaactgtTGTAAACTGCCTCGCCCCGGTGCTTCCTGGAGGGAAGGTAACAAATGTTCGTTTCCGATGATCATTGAGCTCTATCCTAGGTTATGGAGATTATTGTGGATTTAATTGTTTTTCGCACCCGGTAGGAAAGAACCTGGTGAAGCCCCCCGAAGGATGACCGAGAGCAGGCAGAAGTAAAAACACGTGCTACTTGGAAATACTGTACACTTCTAGTCACACGTCTGTCATTACTGAAAATAAACTTGTTGTCTTGTGCTCCGTAATGCAAGGCTGCAAATGTGCTAAAAATGTTTCCAGAAAAGGAAATGACCTCTCCCATGTGTGTTATCTCCGGATAAAGCCGCCTCCGCCTTCCATTATTATATTTGGGGGTAGATGTGGTTCTTCATTCACAATAACCGCACCTAATCTGCATGAAGGCCCTTACACGTCACAGACCGTGCTGTTTTCTGTTACTCATAAATAATGACTAATATTCTTTTTGTTTGCGGATATACAGCAATTAACATTTACCTTTGTGGTGTCCCTTGTAATCTGACAGTAAAACACAGCGTGCTGGTAGAGCGCCTGCTGCTGTGTGTGCACGAGGCCGAGACCTACCAGAAGTAAGAGTTGGTGGGGGTCCAGTAATTTGGATTAAACATTGGAAATGGCAATTATCGCCATTGATTATTGAGAGTGTCGTGATTTAGGGCCATGCTGGATCACTGAACTAACTGCCTCATACATGCCTATCGCGTAGCTCTGGTGAGGAGACATGACGGTCAGGCAGTGCTCTCGGGGCACAGCTCCGTATGGCTTTACAGAGGACCTCTCACCTCCGGACACGCTTGCCGattgaaaaatataaaatctttctTCCATATAAATAATAAGGAAATCTTAAGCACGGTCTACTGAGGGTCTACTGTTGCCATCTAGGTTTTCCTGTGAAGCCcagccatttttttaaaaaaaagcgctccccccccccccccccccttattcaCTGCAATAGTGTGGTATTACAGTCTATACAATAGATCACAGGTTCAAAAAATAAGATTTATTAAAAGACAAAATACTTCAATCACTCCTCCTttctccagttaaaaaaaaaaaattgcatcaccaAGTCAGATTTGTCAAAGTACAAAATTACCGTATGTAAACCCAACGGTAAACTGcataaagaaaaaacaaataattgAACCTCTAGAATGTTTTCTATGTACCACACTCCTCCTTACCCATAAATAAAAGCAATTAAACACAGTCAAAATGTCATATGTACTTCAAAATGGTGGGAAAGAGAAAAGTTGGTAatcggtagtgatgagcgagtatcctCGTTACTCaggttctccgagcatgctcgggtgttctccgagtatttggatgtgcttggaGATTTTGTGTCTCCGCAGGTGCATGATTTGCgaatgctagacagcctgaatacatgtggggattctctaacatgtggggattctctaacaaacaggcaactcccacatgtattcaggctgtctagcagccacaaatcatgcagctgaggcgataaaaactaaatctctgaacactccgAAATACTCTgaaaccacccgagcgtgctcggtgaCACCTGAGTaacgagtgtactcgctcatcaccaCGGTAGTAATCGGCTCACCTTCCAGTGACCACTGAGCTCCAGCATCAATGAAGAAATGTAGAAACataactttaactttttttttgtcacCATGTTTTTAATTGTACAGTTAAAGAATAACCCATCAGCTTGCTCTTTTCTGGGCAGCAAGCCGTATTCATATCAATAAAATTAGCCAAAAATCAAGCGGTCATAAAAGTCCAGTGACAGAAAAATAAGTCACAGGTCTCTGAATTTGGCAacacaaacatttttttatttttttttttaaagtcttgtttgattttttttttttttcctccataaaaataaaggggaaaaaaaacaaaaaactagaaGTTTGGTATTGCCGTAATCATGCTGACCTGGAAAATCGTATTCACTGATCATTTACTTCACATTGAATGCCATGAAAATGAAAACCAACAGCGgacttgctgtttttttttgtttttttcacgatGTCACCGCACTTAGATTTTCAGATGCAATGCTTTCCTTTTGTGACAAAATgattgtatttttttaatattataATTAAAATATACATGTACGTACTTCAAGACTtggggcccccatacacattagactaatgttagaTGACTCTTTTGTTATCGAAGAGTTCTGTCTGTGTATGGGGTCCCTAAGATGTGATTGTCAGGGGAGTTGAGGATTCGGTATGTCTGATTTCTCactgccgatccttttgttctcctggagataagccgCCGTCCTTTCCATGGCTTTCTTATAGAGAACCTAGGAGTACTCGGCTGAATTAGCGCTCCTGTGTTTAGGAGAGTCGACCAAAATTGATGCCCATCATTTGGCCGAAACGTAACGTGTATGACAAGCAATTGTGTGTAATTTGGGACATCACTATAAAAAGAGTAAtcgatagtattgttttttttttttgttgtctaTCACAATTTAACGAAGTAGTAAAGTTAAGTTTCTCCTTAAGTCTTGTCTGAATTTTCTGTCTTTTTTTGCAGTGACCATCTGCCCACCCTTCTATGCCTCCACACGTGGACAGTCATGTAAAGTCTTCCCATTACCAGACAAGGTCCTTCGTTCTATAGATCTACATCTGAGACAGGATGAGAAAGTTACGAAAAGGACTCTTGACGCttttctacatttctaattggattgTGTAGAACACACAAAAGCTGTAATTAGAAAATGAAGGAAGTAATCTACTGGTCACCCAAGGAGGTGGCTGGCTGGTTATCGTCGCACGGCCTACAAGAATACTCCGAGACCTTTAAATCCCTCAACGGCCAAGGATTGCTCAGGTTAAAGGAAGATGATTTCAGAAAACCTCCCTTGTCACGTGTATCATCTGATAATGGACGACagttgctggagatgatagagacacTGAAAATCGAGAACCACATAGAGGAACATAAGAATGGACATGCCAATGGACATATTTGCATCAAAGATGAGGTCAATTCCAATGATAATGGTTTCACCAGCAAAGCGAAAAAGAATGGGATGCCAAATGGAGTCCGGAAAGAGATGATAAAGATTCCTATGCCGGAGGTGCGTCGTTCCCAGGATTTCCCTGATGAGTGGTATAAAACCTTTGTAGCCTTCACCTATGCACTTTGCTGTTTTATCTTCACCACAGTGATGATCTCTGTTGTCCATGAACGTGTACCTCCCAAGACAGAGGAAAGCCCGCTCCCGGATGTGTTTTTTGATCATTTTGACCGGGTTGCTTGGGCCTTCTCCATATGTGAAATCAATGGGATGATTTTAGTGGCACTGTGGATTCTCCAGTGGTTATTTCTTAAGTATAAGTAAGTATAATATCAACACTTTATAATAttccatgaatatatatatatatatatatatatatacacctactcTTCACCTCACTCCTTTCTAATGGGGATGAGTGCCCCCGTACTGGCAGTTTTGGAGGTTCCAGGACATGGACCTCCACTGATCTCCGTTGTCTCTTAGCCTGTGATGACGTCCTCCAACTGGTATACCCCTTTAGGAATCTTGGTCACATGTTCACTTCTCTGTCATAGCCACATTCATAGAGCTCTCTTAAAATATGAGAGCTGCTCGCATTTAATGGTTTTCTGATACTTTTCGACCTCACTTTGAGGTACGGTTATGACGAGGCACGTCCAGAATACTGACCTTGAAAATCTTATGTCAAATTTGATAGTTGCTGCTATTTGATTCACTTATAGGAGACCTTAGTGGAAGCATTGTGCAGATTACTGGATCTTTACTTTGTAAATATGTGGGTGAGAGATATGTAACTTTAGATATCATCTAAGCAGGACGCCCAGTTGTCGGTGTCTGGCGGTATGGCAGCCAAACATGACTATATTAGCAAGTAGTTACATCCTATTAGGGAGTTGGATAAACCCCCGCCGGTCGTGTGTGCAGCTCATCATTTATCCCGTGCTGCTGTGGATCAAGGCTAATTAAAAACTGGGTGAGCAGGTCACTGGGGACTAATGGCTGCGCGGCTATACGAGACATTGTAGACATGAGTCACAGGCAATCAAGGGACAATTTTCATGTTTCACGTTACTCATAAGACCGTCTCTGGGTATCCTCATCCGTGTACCTGCCGCAGCTTGTGATGGAAGCTGGTCGAATCCCAAGAATCAGGTCTATCCCAATTTATTTAGAGCCAATTGGATGGAGATTCTATTTAGAGATGGATAGTTTTACTTtttgcatatttttatttttaatactttaTATAATAGACAATTGTGAAGCAGGCCTTATTGGTGGACTTTGACAGCCAAGTAGACCTTAAAAGACCATAGTAAGATTACATATGGAGATCTACAGTAGTCTGCACTCTGGTCTCAATCCTTATTTTTTGTATGTGAAATGGGATGGATTATTCAccataaggctacattcccacatcCTTTTGTCTCCGTTTTTTTGGGGACAGCACACAAACCGTTTCAAGAAGCCCTTCATACATCCGTTTTAAAAACAGGTCTGTGCCTCCAATCCGTGAGACTCTGATGTCCAATTCTCATCCAGTTTTGCAGATAAGATTCGGCCATTTTATGGGGGACCTGTGAGATATGGCTGAAACTAGGAAGACGTACAGTGTACTTCAGCGTCAAATCCTAGTTTTATTCATTTTTAACTGCGACATGAGTCGAGGGATAAAAAAATAAAGTTCCCTCTACATGCTtcagtaaaaaaatttaaaaaaaatttaagaatgagaaaaaaaattggtctTTGCTTTTCAAAGGTAACACTCACACAGATGTGTGTCTGTAGCCTAAGGATATGTTCACGTTATGGCCAGGCCGCCTGTCAGACGTAGACGTTGAGAGTATTGGCGCATACTTGGGGTTGAAGGACAAGCTTTTGGCTTCTGTTGGGTTACAAACAAAAGATAAGAATTTTCTCTACACTTACTCTAGGGGCGTTCCTGATGAAATGGCAAATGTTGGGCTCCTTGTTCACTCAGTCCAATTTATTTTCCATCGTGATGGCTATCTATGAACAGTCAGGAGGCATAACACACTACTAGTAGTTCACAGAATTCCCTCTAGCTCAATGTTGAATAATCGACAGATTTAGGTTGTCTGGTACTTACAGGAGTGCATTGTAGTCTGTAATTTCTCACAGAACGTGACAACTAGTCTACAATGTGATTGAAAATTCTATGGTGGTATATTATTTTGGGGCCTTCTTCATGATGTGTAATACACTTTTCACTGTATGCCAGGTTATTGTCCCTTATAAACAGATAATTGTttctaggataggtcatcaatatcagattggtgagggTCCGCTATTACCTGCTCTGGATGTAGGCAATGTGTGGGGTTAGGGCTTCACGGCTCTGTACACTGTTCTGTGGCTGCTCCCATGTCCTGCTCCTAATCTCCTATTCATTTGACTAGGTAGTGGCATGCAGGACTCTGCCACCAAAGGGTGCACACTGCCACGTTGTTCATTCTCCATATATTGACTGCAGCCAATCGCCACTGGAGCGGGTAGCAGCTGATAGGTGGGCTTGTGAGGTGTTGGGGCCCCCAGACACATTAGTCTGATGCTGGCTGAACCTAACCGTATCAATGGATGTGGCCAATGGTCTGTGTATTTGTGCCAGCCAACTGTTCGGAAGAGATGTCCAGATGCCCCTGCCCAGTCATGGACTTCAGTCGCAATGTTCTCCCAGATATAAGCCTCTGGTTGGCGGCATTCTCAAGTGAACATTGGAGCACTCGACCGAGCGAGAGCTTCTGTTCATGTTGGTGACAgctgagatggctgtcagccgAGCGATCGGCCAACGCattgtttggccaacagccatctaaggTGTATGGCCGTCCTCAGACCTCCACCAATCTAATATTGATCACCTATATTGAGAAAAGGTCATAAATATGTTGGTCTCAGGCAGCCACTTTAATGTTGCGTTATTTCTTTCTTGGAATGAGAAATGCTTTAATGACCGTCTTTTCTCCTATTCAGGTCCATCATTAGCCGACGCTTTTTTTGTATAGTCGGGACGCTGTACTTGTACCGCTgtataactatgtatgttactacacTGCCAGTTCCTGGAATGCATTTTAATTGTTCTCCAAAGGTAAGTGTTATCTCGCCAATAAAGCTATCCCCGTGTTTTATAGAAATCAGATTGTTTTATCATGTCCTTTCCTAACCTTGTGTTTGTTTTTAGTATTCTGAATGGAATGCTTCCCTTGGCATTGCACTGCGTGTAGATTTAACATTTGGACAAAGCAAAACCGCACTTTagaagttttttcttttttctgtagaATTCAGAATTCTTAATTGTATTGATAGATCTCCAGGTCTTTAATTGGCCAAGAGAGTGCTCATAGGAGCGCTTGTTACAGGCGATTGGCTGGGTGTAAACATGGCACCTTTTTATTATAGAGGTTGCTAAATCTTCATGTATTGCTTAGCAATATGTATCTGTACGTGGTATGGGGCAGAACCATTGTTTTAGCAATCCATAAGAGCTGCATGGATTGGACATGTCCATGGATTATATGAATGGCCAATCATTTGACTGCCTGCCACTGTCCAGCTTCCCAATCAACCGATCGATCTCCTCGACAACTTTCATTCAAAAATGGCTTCTCATCTAATAGAAAAGCACAAGGTCTTTCAGGACGGATGTCCACCGTCCCCTTCTGTGCAGCTTCTGATGGCAGTGGACCTGTGTGATATGGACGTGACGGAGATCTGCTCACCTAAAATCCAGATGACGATGGAAGCTTTGTCTATCGCTTTCTCCCACATGCTATGCCCATATAGGAgagttatctttttttttttttttcccttcgtaAGACATGAGTAATATTTTCTAGTGCAACTTTAGAGGTAAAGGTCCTTTTAAAACTGTGGTTTCTTTATCTGAAGTCCAGAACTTGTAGAAGAGCTGCTAATATCATTCACAAGATGTGCTAGGGGATATCAGGAGTGAAGGCATAGAAGATTGTAGGTGGTGATCATTGTTGTAGACACCACTGAAGTAATCCTATTGAAAGATAACCTCATGC is a window encoding:
- the SGMS1 gene encoding phosphatidylcholine:ceramide cholinephosphotransferase 1 gives rise to the protein MKEVIYWSPKEVAGWLSSHGLQEYSETFKSLNGQGLLRLKEDDFRKPPLSRVSSDNGRQLLEMIETLKIENHIEEHKNGHANGHICIKDEVNSNDNGFTSKAKKNGMPNGVRKEMIKIPMPEVRRSQDFPDEWYKTFVAFTYALCCFIFTTVMISVVHERVPPKTEESPLPDVFFDHFDRVAWAFSICEINGMILVALWILQWLFLKYKSIISRRFFCIVGTLYLYRCITMYVTTLPVPGMHFNCSPKLFGNWEAQFWRILKLISGGGLSITGSHTMCGDYLYSGHTVMLTLTYMFIKEYSPRRFWWYHWICWFLSVVGVFCILLAHDHYTVDVIVAYYITSRCFWWYHTMANQQVLKEASPLNLLSRVWWYRPFQYFERNVHGVVPRSYHWPIPLSLLPTRQAAYSRLINKV